TTCCAGAACCTGGTGCTGCACTACCCCCGCTACCAGGACTACACCTTCAACTGCGTGGGCTCGGTGGGCTACAACTTCCGCGACGTGCTGACGCAGGTGGCCCGCGGCCACGGCATGGAAGTCGGCAAGATTATCCGCTCGCCTATCGATGACTTGGTGACTTACCACGAGCACGAATAGGAACTGCTTCTGACGCCCATATTGAACCGCAGCAGCCCAAGCTGACACCCGGATTATTGAGCTGAAAAGCTTGGTTGCTTACTTCATAGAAAAGGCCCGCCGTGTAGTACGGCGGGCCTTTTTGCTGTCCGAGGCAGCGGGTTGAGCTAGTTGACTACCAGGCGCAGCATTTGCTGGCGGCTGTCGGCCCGCAGCTGCACGATGTAGACACCCGGGGCAAGCTTGCCGAGCGGCAGCTCACGGGTGTGAGCGCCGGCTGCTTCGCGAACGACGGGCAGGGTTAGTACACTTTGGCCCAGCACGTTGCGCACCGTGAGCTGCACGGGCGCGCCGGTGAGCAGCTCGTACTGCACGGTGGTGGTGCCGCTGGCGGGGTTTGGGGCGGCGGTCAGGTGGAAGGCATTGGCCGTTTCCTGGCCGGGGCGGGTGGCCAGCAAGGTGCTGCGCTGGATGCGGCGCGAGGTGTATACGGCGTAGTCGCCGGGCTGCAGGCTAATGGGCGCATTCACGTTGGATACCGTGATGCTGTCGCCGCTCAGGTAGTTGTACCACTTGCCGGTGGTCTGGAAGGCGGGGTCAATGGTGGTCGCCGTCACGTCGAAGTTGCCGATGATGGTGACGCTCACCGTGGCATCGGCGAGGTGGATGGACTTGGCAGCGCCGGCCAGGCTTTGGGTGTAGGACGTGGGCGTTTCAAACACCGGTTCCTTTTTCTTAAGCGCAATCAGGCTGCGGTACACGTCGTAGAGCTTGCGGCGGTTGGGGTCCTGGTAGTAGGGCCATACGGCGGGCTTGGCGCTGAGCTTGCACTGGTCGTTCGGGTAGGGCGTGGGCAGCGTGCCGTTCGAGCACATGAAGATGGACTTGTCGTAGCCCAACTCGCCAAACTGCCAAACCATTTTGGGGCCCGGCACGGTGAAGAAGAACGCGGCGGCGAGCTCCTGGCGGGCCAGCGCGGTCTTAAGGTCGCGGGTGGTGTAGGTGCCCGAGGAGTTGCCGAAGGTGAGGTTTTTGTACATCAGGCGCTCCTCGTCGTGGCTTTCCATGTAGGTAATCAGGTTGGGCTGGTTCCAGCCGCGGCCGCCCTGGGCGGTGCTGCCGTAGTAGCCGTAGCTGAAGTTGGAGCCGGGCAGGTAGCCCATGGTGGCCTCGTTGTAGTTGTAGTTGGCGTTGCCCCACAGCATGAAGCCGACGTCGGACAGAGCCTTGCCTTCGCTATTGTCGGGGAAATGCTCCAGAATCGGGTACAGCGTGGGGTCGACGCTGACCATGTGCTGGTAGTAATCCTTCCAGATGTCGATGCGCGACTGGTCGTAGTTAGGGTAGGTGCTGGTAGTGGTGATTTTCTGCGAAAAGCCACCGGCCAGGTCGAACCGGTAGCCGTCTATCTTGTATTCCTGCAGCCAGAACGACATCACCTGCTTCGAGAAATACCGCGTGAACGGGCTCTCGTGGTTCATGTCGTTGTACACGTTGTAGGGGTGCGTGGCGTCGCGGTTGAACCAGGGGTTATCGGCCGACGGCTTGCCGCCGCTCTCGTACAGCTGCACCATGGGGCTCTGGCCGGTGGAGTGGTTGAGCACCATGTCGAGAATCACGGCGATGCCACGGCGGTGGGCTTCGTCGATGAACTGCTTCAGGGCTTCCTTGGTGCCGTAGTATTTGTCGGGCGCGAAGTAGAAATCGGGGCTGTAGCCCCAGTTGTCGTTGCCGTCGAACTCGTTGATGGGCATCAGCTCAATGGCGTTGATGCCCAGGCGCTTGATATAGTTGAGCGTATCGCGCAGGGTCTGGTAGTCGTGGCGGGCCAGGAAGTCGCGCAGGTGCAGCTCGTAAATCACGAGGTCGGCGCGGCTGGGGCGCTGGAAGTTGGTGGTGCTCCACACGTAGGGCGCCTGGTTGGACTGCAGCACCGACACGATGCCCGTGGTCTTGCCCACCGGGTAAGGCTTCAGGTTGGGGTAGGTAGCGGCCGGAATGTACTGGTCATCGTTGGGGTCCAGAATCTTCTCCGAATACGGGTCGGCCACGCGCAGGGTGCCATCCACGAGGTACTGGTAGGCGTATTCGCGGCCGGGCGTGAGGCCGTCAATCTGCACCCACCAGCGGTTGCCGTCGGGCGTGCGCTTCATGTAGCTGCTGTTGTCGGGCTGCCAGTTGTTGAACTCGCCAATGGCGTAGGCAAACTGCTTGTTGGGAGCCGTCAGGTTGAGAATCACCGACGTGCCGCCGGCCAGGTACGTAATGCCGTCCTTGGCTCCGGCCGGCAACGCGGCCGTGACCACCGGGGGCCGCACCACAAACACCAGCGAATCGGTGGACTGCGCGCTGCCGTTGTCAGCCTTAAACTTCACCACGCTGCGGCCCGCTTGTGCGGCCGTAACCGTGGTGGTAAGCGTGGTGGCATTGGCCTGTTGGGCTACCTGGGTGCCGTTGAGGCTAAAGGTCAGGGTAGCGGCCGCCGAAGCCGATCCGGTGATGGTGAGCTGGTCGTTGAGGTTGACAAACAGCGGATTGCCGCCGGCCGAGGTGGCGGGGCTGGTGATGCGGGCCGAGAGCCCGGCCGCGGTCACGTCCACAAAAATGTCGCCGCCGTTGGCCGCCCGGCCCACGATGGAGCCGCTTGCGTTTTTGAAAATCATGCCCAACCGCAGGATGGTTTCGCTGGCGGGCACCGGGTAAAAGGCGCGGGGCGTGAAGGTGATGTGGTAGAGGTTGGGGTTGGCGGCGTCGCGGGTCATCAGTGCGGCCGGGTCAGCCACCGAGAAGCTGGGGCTTTTCACGTTGCGCCACGAGGTGTTGTTGGGGCTGAGGTTGGTCACCGTGCCGGTCCAGATGTAGACGTCGCCGGTGAAATCCTTAAGGGCGGCGTTGCCCTGGCTGGCGTCGAAATTGATGGTAACCGGGGTGGTTTCAGTAAAGAAAACCGGCTGGGTCGTTACCACTTGGGCCTGGGCTGTCCAGGCCAGCAGTACCAATAGCAGGGTTGTTAAGCGTCGAAATGTTTGCATTAGATAATGGTTGGTGGGATAGGAAAACTGGAGGAAAAGCCGCTTGCGCTGGGGCGCTGGCAAGCTCTACGGTGAAACGACTGGCAAGATACGGCGGCGGCGTACCCGGCCGGTCGGGCCCGCCGTACCTTTGCCCTCTATTGTTGCCCGCATGACGCCTTTTCTTCGCTTTCTGGTTCCATTGCGGTTGTGGTATTTAGCTGGATTAGTGGCTGTGCTTTTGTTAGCTGCGCCCGAGAAGGCAAATGCCCAGATTATCCCCCACCCCGACAGCGCAGCCGCCGCAGCGCCGTTGCTTGGGCCGTCGCAGGCTGCCGCAGATGCCGCGGCGCAGCGCAAGCGCCGCCTGCGCCTGCTGCTGGGCGGCTCGGCGGTGGGCTACAGCGTCATTTACACCGGTCTCACCACCTCCTGGTACACCGGCGAGCGGGTGCCGATGCATTGGTTCAACGACCTGCCCGAGTGGCAGCAGCTCGACAAGGCCGGCCACTTCTGGGGTTCGTTTCATGAAAGCCGCGGCGCCATCGACATGCTGCGTTGGGCTGGCCTGAGCGAAAAAAAAGCCATCTGGTACGGCTCCTTCGTGGGCTTCGCCATCCAGAGCCCGCTCGAGCTGCTCGACGGCCGCGACCCGGCCTACGGTGCCTCAGCTACCGACCTGGCGGCCAATTTCCTGGGCTCCTCGGCCCTGCTGGCCCAACAGCTGGCCTGGCACGACATCCGCATCATGCCGAAGTGGTCGTTTCACCTCACCGGCTACGCCCAGCAGCGGCCCAACGTGCTGGGCCGCACCGTGCCCGAGCGCTGGCTGAAGGACTACAACGGCCAAACCTACTGGCTCTGCACCGACGTGGGGGCCTTCCTGAAGCCCGGCAACCGCTGGCCGCGCTGGCTGCAGCCGGCCGTGGGCTACGGCGGCGAAGACATGGTATATAACGACGACGGTACCAACGCCGCCGCGGGCCTGCGCCCCTACCGCCAGCTGTATTTGTCGCTCGATGTGGATTTGCGCCGTATACCCACCCGCAGCGTGCTGCTTAAGCGGGTGTTCTACACCCTCAGCATTTTCCACCTGCCCGCCCCCGCCCTAGAATACAATGGACGCAACGGTTTTCAATTTCACGGGCTCTACCTGTAAGGAAGCGTCCGCCGAAATCCGTTTGCAAACCCGTTCCACCCCTTCTAACCGTACTTTTGAAGAACCCGACTGGCCCCGGCCGCTGTTTCTTGCTTCATAGCAACAGCCCCAGCCAGCGTAAATCAGTGATAATATGAACGTAGGAGATAGAGTGCGCCTGCTCACCGGCACCGAAGAAGGTATTGTAACCCGCCTGCTCGACAGCGAGCTGGTGGAAGTGGCCATCGACAACGATTTTACCATACCCGTGCTGCGCCGCGAAGTGGTGGTAGTGGCCCAGGAAGAAGGCAACAACTTTGACCGCACCACCCCCGATTACCGCGTGGGCCAGGTGCCGGGCAAAAACGCCAACGCCAGCAAAAAAGACAAAAGCGCCGCCAAGCCCGTAGCGGCCCGGCCCGCTCAGCCCTCGCTGGCCGAGGCACTCGCCGCCGTGGCCTCCAGCGGCGCGGGAGTGGCCAAAATCAACACGCCCGCCCCGGGCGCCAAGCAGGCCCCGGCCGCCAAAGGCGTGTTTCTGGCGCTGGTGCACCAGTCGCCCGAGCTGCTGGGCGTCACGCTCATCAACAACACCGAAGC
This region of Hymenobacter sedentarius genomic DNA includes:
- a CDS encoding alpha-amylase family glycosyl hydrolase, producing MQTFRRLTTLLLVLLAWTAQAQVVTTQPVFFTETTPVTINFDASQGNAALKDFTGDVYIWTGTVTNLSPNNTSWRNVKSPSFSVADPAALMTRDAANPNLYHITFTPRAFYPVPASETILRLGMIFKNASGSIVGRAANGGDIFVDVTAAGLSARITSPATSAGGNPLFVNLNDQLTITGSASAAATLTFSLNGTQVAQQANATTLTTTVTAAQAGRSVVKFKADNGSAQSTDSLVFVVRPPVVTAALPAGAKDGITYLAGGTSVILNLTAPNKQFAYAIGEFNNWQPDNSSYMKRTPDGNRWWVQIDGLTPGREYAYQYLVDGTLRVADPYSEKILDPNDDQYIPAATYPNLKPYPVGKTTGIVSVLQSNQAPYVWSTTNFQRPSRADLVIYELHLRDFLARHDYQTLRDTLNYIKRLGINAIELMPINEFDGNDNWGYSPDFYFAPDKYYGTKEALKQFIDEAHRRGIAVILDMVLNHSTGQSPMVQLYESGGKPSADNPWFNRDATHPYNVYNDMNHESPFTRYFSKQVMSFWLQEYKIDGYRFDLAGGFSQKITTTSTYPNYDQSRIDIWKDYYQHMVSVDPTLYPILEHFPDNSEGKALSDVGFMLWGNANYNYNEATMGYLPGSNFSYGYYGSTAQGGRGWNQPNLITYMESHDEERLMYKNLTFGNSSGTYTTRDLKTALARQELAAAFFFTVPGPKMVWQFGELGYDKSIFMCSNGTLPTPYPNDQCKLSAKPAVWPYYQDPNRRKLYDVYRSLIALKKKEPVFETPTSYTQSLAGAAKSIHLADATVSVTIIGNFDVTATTIDPAFQTTGKWYNYLSGDSITVSNVNAPISLQPGDYAVYTSRRIQRSTLLATRPGQETANAFHLTAAPNPASGTTTVQYELLTGAPVQLTVRNVLGQSVLTLPVVREAAGAHTRELPLGKLAPGVYIVQLRADSRQQMLRLVVN
- a CDS encoding DUF2279 domain-containing protein, giving the protein MLLLAAPEKANAQIIPHPDSAAAAAPLLGPSQAAADAAAQRKRRLRLLLGGSAVGYSVIYTGLTTSWYTGERVPMHWFNDLPEWQQLDKAGHFWGSFHESRGAIDMLRWAGLSEKKAIWYGSFVGFAIQSPLELLDGRDPAYGASATDLAANFLGSSALLAQQLAWHDIRIMPKWSFHLTGYAQQRPNVLGRTVPERWLKDYNGQTYWLCTDVGAFLKPGNRWPRWLQPAVGYGGEDMVYNDDGTNAAAGLRPYRQLYLSLDVDLRRIPTRSVLLKRVFYTLSIFHLPAPALEYNGRNGFQFHGLYL